The following proteins are encoded in a genomic region of Thermococcus henrietii:
- a CDS encoding DUF4350 domain-containing protein: protein MRRVAYVILVIIGIFLLVMPLSVPRFKSDAPYSVLNTGPKGTSSFGVLLYHSGKVVPVLFPYSGSDFSSKNGTLIVIAPDVGFSKREVDVLKSFLSSGGTLLLADNFNEGNALLEALGVPDRLSREPVVSVTYNSSSAYPVTRALSPSLSRGVSYLVLHRPAAILNAQHPLAFTSNATLFNGTYGAVPIIDEVKYGKGMIILVSDPDVFTNALFRQNEPFLRDLVSYLPGKVFYIDEAHHRDLNPYSSGTIVIQRAVSRGDVFYYILFVALLAFFVESGLASRLLFAALGLALGILERLFGTEEEGLEDVIRKLEERGYDGDKLKRLVEEIETGSKLGGAHGR from the coding sequence GTGAGGAGGGTCGCCTACGTAATCCTGGTCATCATAGGGATATTCCTCCTCGTCATGCCCCTCAGCGTTCCGAGGTTCAAGAGCGACGCGCCCTACAGCGTCCTGAACACCGGGCCGAAGGGGACGTCGAGCTTCGGCGTTCTTCTCTACCACTCCGGGAAGGTCGTCCCAGTCCTCTTTCCCTACTCGGGTTCCGACTTCTCCTCGAAGAACGGGACGCTCATCGTAATAGCCCCCGACGTCGGGTTCTCGAAGCGGGAGGTTGACGTGCTGAAGTCGTTCCTCTCCTCCGGCGGAACGCTCCTCCTGGCCGACAACTTCAACGAGGGGAACGCCCTCCTCGAGGCCCTAGGCGTTCCCGACAGGCTCTCCCGCGAGCCAGTCGTCAGCGTGACGTACAACTCGAGCTCCGCCTACCCTGTAACAAGGGCCCTCTCCCCGAGCCTCTCGAGGGGCGTTTCGTACCTCGTCCTCCACAGGCCGGCCGCGATACTTAACGCCCAGCATCCCCTGGCCTTCACGAGCAACGCCACGCTCTTCAACGGAACCTACGGGGCCGTCCCGATAATCGACGAGGTAAAATACGGTAAGGGGATGATAATCCTCGTCTCCGACCCGGACGTTTTCACGAACGCCCTCTTCAGGCAGAACGAGCCCTTCCTCCGCGACCTGGTTTCCTACCTTCCCGGCAAGGTGTTCTACATAGACGAGGCCCACCACAGGGACCTCAACCCGTACTCGTCCGGAACGATCGTCATCCAGCGCGCCGTCAGCAGGGGCGACGTCTTCTACTACATACTCTTCGTTGCGCTGCTGGCCTTCTTCGTCGAGTCGGGCCTCGCCTCAAGGCTCCTCTTCGCGGCCCTTGGACTGGCGCTGGGGATCCTCGAAAGGCTCTTTGGAACCGAGGAGGAGGGCCTTGAGGACGTAATCAGGAAGCTCGAGGAGAGGGGCTACGACGGGGATAAGTTAAAAAGACTCGTCGAGGAAATCGAAACCGGTTCAAAGTTAGGTGGTGCCCATGGACGGTAA
- a CDS encoding AAA family ATPase, protein MDGKEFIEALKAEVSKAVVGREEVIELLTIALLTEGHVLLEGIPGVAKTTIAKAFASAIGLSFSRIQFTPDLLPADIIGVRYYDQKTGEWVVKMGPVFANVVLADEINRAQPKTQSALLEAMQERQVTIEGNTYELPRPFLVIATMNPLEQEGVYPLPEAQIDRFMLKVEMGYPSREEELTLLRRKSTGDFGDVSPVVDGDELFSLMEAVRSVRVGDEVIEYIYALISATRSDERLLFGASPRAGEHLLYGAKAVAFLDGRDYVIPDDVKRVALPTLAHRLVLRVDYELEGLKPRDVIEDILRRTPVPV, encoded by the coding sequence ATGGACGGTAAGGAGTTCATCGAGGCCCTGAAGGCCGAGGTTTCGAAGGCAGTCGTTGGAAGGGAGGAAGTGATTGAGCTCCTCACGATAGCACTCCTGACCGAGGGTCACGTCCTTCTCGAGGGGATTCCGGGGGTTGCCAAGACAACCATAGCCAAGGCCTTTGCCTCGGCCATAGGCCTGAGCTTCTCGAGGATACAGTTCACGCCCGACCTCCTTCCCGCCGACATAATAGGGGTTCGCTACTACGACCAGAAGACCGGCGAGTGGGTAGTTAAGATGGGACCTGTTTTTGCGAACGTCGTGCTCGCGGACGAGATAAACCGCGCCCAGCCGAAGACGCAGAGCGCTCTGCTCGAGGCGATGCAGGAGAGGCAGGTGACGATAGAGGGCAACACCTACGAGCTCCCCAGGCCCTTCCTCGTGATAGCGACCATGAACCCCCTCGAGCAGGAAGGCGTTTACCCCCTCCCAGAGGCCCAGATTGACAGGTTCATGCTCAAGGTCGAGATGGGCTACCCGAGCAGGGAGGAGGAGCTGACGCTCCTGAGGCGGAAGAGCACCGGCGACTTCGGCGACGTTTCCCCCGTTGTTGATGGGGATGAGCTCTTCTCGCTCATGGAGGCCGTTCGGTCGGTCAGAGTTGGCGACGAGGTCATCGAGTACATCTACGCCCTCATCTCCGCAACGAGGAGCGACGAGAGGCTTCTCTTCGGCGCCTCGCCGAGGGCCGGCGAGCACCTCCTCTACGGCGCCAAAGCCGTTGCGTTCCTTGACGGGAGGGACTACGTGATTCCGGACGACGTTAAGAGGGTTGCCTTACCGACCTTGGCCCATAGGCTCGTTCTCCGCGTTGACTACGAGCTCGAAGGCCTCAAGCCCAGGGACGTCATCGAGGACATCCTGAGAAGAACCCCGGTTCCGGTGTAG
- a CDS encoding DUF58 domain-containing protein, with translation MDREDLLVMTAFLLMLEGYLSSNVLPGFIGLAVLLYLTLVRSSTVFSLGASPLLPEGPLEAGNEYEFGIRVSNGGSAVELRPRVLGRGLRVEAGDLFLGPGEEAVLRGRLKPLEKGDVLIESITLTAEDERGLYFEEFPVASEVVFRVYPSLKEIEEAARVDRNLRLAELYRAGRFFGSEGLDFKDLREYQHGDDFRRIDWKASLRLGELIVREFLREENVDVYIFLDNTREMRKGIKRAKVDYGSTLVLQLASVLLRKYRVGLVVYDDVGARLVEASRGAGQLEAIRRNLGIKRERGLMSLKFSAASGLGERAREFVSKVLPLKKGRRGSSGLVEAFSLLKSPSFVILITDLNNPREVYGAVSKALRKHRVLILSPNPVLFYSGRLDERTLERLYRAYEERERLIRKFNALVPTIDLGPSDYLREIARVV, from the coding sequence ATGGACAGGGAAGACCTCCTTGTGATGACCGCGTTCCTCCTCATGCTCGAGGGCTACCTTTCGAGCAACGTTCTCCCGGGTTTCATAGGCTTAGCCGTCCTCCTGTACCTGACCCTCGTCAGGTCCTCGACAGTCTTCTCTCTGGGGGCCTCGCCCCTCCTCCCGGAGGGTCCCCTCGAGGCCGGTAACGAGTACGAGTTCGGGATTCGGGTTTCGAACGGGGGAAGCGCCGTCGAGCTCAGGCCCCGCGTTCTCGGGAGGGGGCTGAGGGTGGAGGCCGGTGATCTCTTCCTCGGCCCGGGGGAGGAGGCCGTCCTCCGCGGCCGGCTGAAGCCCCTCGAGAAGGGCGACGTGCTCATCGAGTCCATAACCCTCACCGCGGAGGACGAGAGGGGCCTCTACTTCGAGGAGTTCCCCGTGGCCTCCGAGGTGGTCTTCCGCGTCTACCCGTCGCTGAAGGAGATTGAAGAAGCGGCGCGGGTCGACAGGAACCTCCGGCTGGCCGAGCTATACCGGGCCGGCCGCTTCTTCGGGAGCGAGGGCCTTGACTTCAAGGATCTGAGGGAGTACCAGCACGGCGACGACTTCAGGAGGATAGACTGGAAGGCAAGCCTCCGCCTCGGCGAGCTCATAGTGAGGGAGTTCCTCAGGGAGGAGAACGTCGACGTCTACATCTTCCTCGACAACACGAGGGAGATGAGGAAGGGCATAAAGCGGGCCAAGGTGGACTACGGCTCGACCCTCGTCCTCCAGCTGGCGTCCGTGCTCCTGCGGAAGTACCGCGTGGGCCTCGTCGTCTACGATGACGTCGGCGCGAGGCTCGTCGAAGCGTCGAGGGGCGCCGGCCAGCTCGAGGCAATCCGGCGGAACCTCGGGATAAAGCGCGAGAGGGGTTTGATGAGCCTGAAGTTCAGTGCTGCTTCCGGCCTCGGGGAGAGGGCGAGGGAGTTCGTTTCAAAGGTCCTCCCCCTGAAGAAGGGCAGGCGCGGCTCTTCGGGCCTCGTTGAGGCCTTCTCACTCCTCAAAAGCCCCTCCTTCGTAATCCTCATCACAGACCTCAACAACCCGAGGGAGGTCTACGGGGCGGTTTCAAAGGCACTGCGGAAGCACAGGGTCCTCATACTCTCCCCGAACCCGGTCCTCTTCTACTCCGGGAGGCTTGACGAGAGAACCCTCGAGCGGCTTTACAGAGCCTACGAGGAGCGCGAGAGGCTTATAAGGAAGTTCAACGCCCTCGTTCCGACGATAGACCTCGGGCCGAGCGACTACCTCAGGGAGATAGCGAGGGTGGTGTGA
- the aglJ gene encoding S-layer glycoprotein N-glycosyltransferase AglJ, with amino-acid sequence MKTLTPEEVTILIPTKNEEEGIGWVIDEFKKLGYTNILVVDGHSTDRTREIAKEKGATVIVQSGKGKGQAVAEAFSVIDTPVVVMIDGDGTYDPKDVKKLLQPIERGIAEHVIGNRLINFEKGAFTRLNLIGNKIFNALFRTIYGVEVHDILSGYRALTKDLYKTVNLKKHGFEVETELTVETIANGFRIFEVPINYYKRKGRANLHPIKDGWRIGKTILELLTRYNPGKYLYFIGTFFLLVGLFTGIYVVKDWMRGITHYLLAPLTSTFVIVGINLIVFGFIVGYIFKSIAELKREIRTIALKQDNQW; translated from the coding sequence GTGAAAACACTGACTCCCGAGGAAGTTACAATCCTCATACCAACGAAGAACGAGGAAGAGGGAATCGGATGGGTTATTGACGAGTTCAAAAAACTTGGGTACACCAACATTCTGGTTGTGGATGGTCACAGCACCGACAGAACGAGGGAGATTGCCAAGGAGAAAGGGGCGACGGTCATAGTTCAGAGCGGTAAAGGCAAAGGGCAGGCGGTCGCGGAGGCCTTTAGTGTCATAGACACGCCTGTTGTTGTCATGATTGACGGCGATGGCACCTACGACCCAAAGGACGTTAAAAAGCTCCTTCAGCCTATCGAGAGGGGTATAGCCGAGCACGTTATAGGGAACCGTTTGATTAACTTTGAAAAGGGGGCGTTTACTCGGTTAAACCTGATTGGTAACAAGATTTTCAACGCGCTCTTTAGGACGATTTACGGCGTTGAAGTTCATGACATTCTCAGCGGTTATCGGGCCCTAACAAAGGACCTCTATAAGACGGTGAACCTTAAGAAGCACGGCTTTGAAGTCGAGACCGAGCTGACCGTTGAGACGATAGCCAACGGCTTCAGGATATTCGAGGTTCCGATTAACTATTACAAACGCAAGGGTCGGGCAAACCTTCACCCGATAAAGGACGGCTGGAGAATTGGGAAGACGATACTCGAGCTCCTCACTCGGTATAACCCTGGTAAGTACCTGTATTTCATTGGAACGTTCTTCCTTCTCGTGGGTCTCTTCACGGGAATTTATGTCGTCAAAGACTGGATGAGGGGCATAACCCATTACCTGCTTGCCCCCCTGACGTCCACTTTCGTTATCGTTGGTATCAACCTCATCGTCTTTGGGTTTATCGTCGGTTACATCTTTAAGAGCATTGCGGAGTTGAAGAGGGAGATAAGGACCATTGCGCTAAAGCAAGATAACCAGTGGTGA
- a CDS encoding DUF1972 domain-containing protein: protein MHKKPSIAIIGLRGIPSKYGGTETFVEELTKRLKDKFLFYVMHEDRTFFEDEYNGIVRVHSFSVESKSTSIPSINDFLNTLYMLSKHKRDISLMYFLGPDSSLAAILARLAKKRLLINPDGVEWRRLIKRSRFVPFYVFPLYMATMLYMYLMEYLSCKLPDVVVADSMGIKEHLERHYNPRRVVYIAYGARELLPSQLSREEELRILEKFGIEPNGYYLTVARIVAENNIHVEVEGFKMANSGKKLAIVGNFNRRDPYTRHLLKLKGDRNEILFLDPIYDREVLGVLRKNCFAYIHAYEVGGTNPSLLEQMLFRRPILAYDVPFNKEVLQEGGIYFKDAEDLARKMEMLEGGYYDLKLIKKTQIKRIRRQYNWDKVAREYVRVFRSLMRW from the coding sequence ATGCATAAAAAACCTTCTATAGCGATAATCGGTCTTAGGGGCATCCCATCAAAGTACGGTGGCACTGAAACGTTTGTGGAGGAACTTACCAAGAGGTTAAAGGATAAGTTTCTCTTCTATGTGATGCACGAGGACAGGACTTTTTTTGAGGACGAGTACAATGGGATTGTCCGTGTTCACTCCTTTTCAGTTGAGAGCAAAAGCACAAGTATTCCTTCAATCAATGATTTTCTGAATACCTTGTACATGCTTTCCAAGCATAAAAGAGATATCTCCCTCATGTACTTTTTGGGCCCGGATAGCTCCCTTGCGGCGATTCTTGCCCGGCTCGCAAAGAAGAGGCTCTTGATAAACCCAGACGGTGTTGAATGGAGGCGTTTGATAAAGAGAAGCCGCTTTGTTCCGTTCTACGTGTTTCCCCTCTACATGGCTACCATGCTTTACATGTACCTAATGGAATATCTCTCGTGCAAGCTTCCTGATGTTGTGGTTGCCGATTCTATGGGAATCAAGGAACATCTTGAGAGACATTATAATCCCAGAAGGGTTGTTTACATTGCCTACGGGGCAAGGGAGCTTTTGCCTTCTCAGTTATCTCGGGAGGAGGAGTTACGGATTCTCGAAAAGTTTGGCATTGAACCAAACGGGTACTACCTGACGGTTGCTCGTATCGTGGCCGAGAACAACATTCACGTGGAAGTTGAAGGATTCAAGATGGCGAACTCCGGTAAAAAGCTGGCCATAGTAGGGAACTTCAACAGACGGGATCCGTACACTCGGCATCTCCTTAAGTTAAAGGGGGATAGAAATGAGATACTGTTCCTTGACCCAATTTATGATAGGGAGGTCCTTGGTGTTTTGAGGAAGAACTGCTTTGCCTACATTCACGCCTATGAGGTTGGGGGTACTAATCCTTCTCTACTTGAACAGATGCTCTTTAGAAGACCGATACTGGCTTATGACGTGCCGTTCAACAAGGAGGTTCTTCAAGAGGGAGGGATTTATTTCAAGGATGCTGAGGACTTGGCGAGGAAAATGGAGATGCTTGAAGGTGGCTATTACGACTTAAAACTTATAAAGAAGACCCAGATTAAAAGGATACGAAGGCAGTACAACTGGGACAAGGTCGCGAGGGAGTATGTGAGAGTGTTTAGGAGTTTGATGAGGTGGTAG
- a CDS encoding glycosyltransferase family 4 protein: protein MRLLLINYMETTAPGGINKVVFEIARWMSKWGHDVVVFNPAWDKEKELTTEEIEGFKLIRGYKYSPLTYGMYLRNAKILRNLIKEFHPDVIHIHGAHTVFSGETILLLKKLKKHRYVPIIFTPHYDPLNRNTLGGMLFGKFYDTTINKYAISLVDFIISISYFEAANVMSVFKVPGYKIKVIPHGVPIVPKPTKKKFEGQLRLLYVGYLNHYKGIHYIIQTLYYLVHEFGYTNVTLTIVGDGPEKNYLMNLAKKLNVDRFILWLPFMPHDKVIATMRTSDILLLLSKSEGYGIVVAEALAVGVPAIVTKGTALEEFIWEPGCFGVKYPPNPRDVAGLISKIVNSDVRVGPFSKKIRTWDEVVKDYEDVYFKLINSR from the coding sequence GTGAGACTCCTTTTAATTAATTACATGGAAACCACAGCGCCTGGGGGGATTAACAAAGTAGTGTTTGAAATTGCTAGATGGATGTCTAAGTGGGGTCATGATGTCGTTGTTTTCAACCCTGCGTGGGATAAGGAGAAAGAGTTGACCACTGAGGAGATAGAAGGATTTAAATTAATTAGAGGATATAAATACTCCCCTTTGACATATGGCATGTATCTAAGGAATGCTAAGATCCTTAGAAATTTAATCAAGGAGTTTCATCCAGATGTAATTCATATTCATGGTGCTCATACAGTTTTTTCAGGAGAGACTATTCTTCTCTTAAAAAAATTAAAAAAACATCGGTATGTTCCAATAATATTTACTCCACATTATGACCCTCTAAATAGGAATACATTGGGAGGTATGTTATTTGGAAAATTTTATGATACTACCATTAACAAGTATGCAATTAGTTTGGTGGACTTTATTATCTCAATCTCGTATTTTGAAGCTGCTAACGTAATGTCCGTCTTTAAAGTTCCTGGATATAAAATAAAAGTAATCCCACATGGGGTTCCGATAGTGCCTAAACCAACTAAAAAAAAGTTTGAAGGTCAATTGAGGCTATTGTATGTGGGATATTTAAATCATTATAAGGGCATCCATTATATAATTCAGACATTATACTATCTTGTTCATGAATTTGGGTATACAAACGTTACCCTGACTATTGTTGGAGATGGTCCAGAAAAGAATTATCTAATGAACTTAGCCAAAAAACTAAATGTTGATAGATTTATACTCTGGCTTCCTTTCATGCCGCATGATAAAGTTATTGCTACAATGAGAACTTCGGATATTTTATTATTACTCTCCAAGTCTGAGGGTTATGGTATTGTAGTTGCTGAGGCCCTTGCTGTTGGTGTTCCTGCTATTGTCACAAAAGGTACTGCTCTTGAGGAGTTCATATGGGAGCCTGGATGTTTTGGGGTGAAATACCCTCCTAATCCGCGGGATGTTGCTGGGCTAATATCAAAGATTGTGAACAGCGATGTTAGAGTAGGCCCATTCAGTAAAAAAATCAGGACTTGGGATGAAGTTGTAAAAGATTATGAAGATGTATACTTCAAACTTATTAACAGCAGGTGA
- a CDS encoding glycosyltransferase family 4 protein: MKVLFITQEIPNPTDGTGIRSYNFIKYLSNFYDIYLISYLSPKEYLEKYYNEMKQLCKHIYIIKRNNTSLYFSTIKNLFQYLFFGWRFTYGRIDPLGAMYSIKMAKLIEDVISEIKPNVIVSDNTMAYYVAKAPVKKIVDATDCNSKLWVDLYWASTSFLEKTFWAIEFIREVYKELFVYSLYDRVIVVTNEDKRLLSRRVSPYKITVIPNGIEGIKQSSQIRIREYPLSIAYIGHLGDKKNIDSIMYFYYNIYKHIKKEIPTIRLYLIGKEPSPVLEKIEKMDKSVIITGFVKDIEKYVSRVSVVVVPTVYGTGIKNKMLLALALGKPVVATSVGALGINGKTNHHFLVTDDPKQFSRYIIDILQSATKRRKLGYCGTKLVKDKYTWENAGRLLKYEIEKLVD, from the coding sequence ATGAAAGTTTTGTTTATAACTCAGGAGATTCCAAATCCAACCGATGGGACGGGGATTAGATCTTACAATTTCATTAAATACTTATCAAATTTTTATGATATATATTTAATATCCTATTTATCACCTAAAGAATATCTCGAAAAATACTACAATGAGATGAAACAATTATGTAAACACATTTATATAATAAAACGGAACAATACAAGCTTATATTTTAGTACAATCAAAAATCTATTTCAATATCTGTTTTTTGGATGGAGGTTTACCTATGGAAGAATAGACCCTCTGGGTGCTATGTACTCTATTAAAATGGCTAAGTTGATTGAGGATGTTATCTCAGAAATAAAACCTAACGTGATTGTCTCAGATAATACTATGGCGTACTATGTAGCAAAGGCTCCAGTCAAGAAAATTGTAGACGCCACAGATTGTAATTCCAAGTTATGGGTGGATTTGTATTGGGCATCAACATCCTTTTTAGAGAAAACTTTTTGGGCTATTGAGTTCATTAGGGAAGTGTATAAGGAACTGTTTGTATATTCCCTCTACGACCGGGTTATTGTAGTAACTAACGAAGACAAGAGACTTCTTTCAAGAAGAGTGTCTCCTTATAAAATTACTGTGATACCCAATGGCATTGAAGGAATAAAACAAAGCTCCCAAATACGGATACGTGAATATCCCCTATCTATAGCATATATTGGACACTTGGGAGATAAAAAGAACATCGATTCCATCATGTACTTTTATTATAATATATACAAGCATATAAAAAAGGAAATTCCAACAATACGACTTTATCTAATCGGAAAAGAGCCCTCTCCAGTTTTAGAGAAAATAGAAAAAATGGATAAAAGCGTTATAATCACGGGGTTTGTTAAAGATATTGAAAAGTACGTATCTAGAGTCTCTGTAGTAGTCGTTCCAACTGTGTATGGAACTGGAATCAAAAACAAAATGCTTCTAGCCTTGGCCCTAGGAAAACCTGTTGTGGCAACCTCGGTTGGTGCTCTCGGCATCAATGGTAAGACTAATCACCACTTTTTAGTTACCGACGATCCGAAACAATTCAGTAGATATATTATAGATATTCTCCAAAGTGCTACAAAACGAAGAAAGCTTGGTTACTGTGGAACTAAGTTAGTTAAGGACAAGTATACATGGGAAAACGCAGGAAGATTGTTAAAATATGAAATCGAGAAATTGGTTGATTAG
- a CDS encoding glycosyltransferase family 2 protein — protein MTAPRVTIIILNWNGWRDTIECLESVYRITYPNYDVIVVDNGSSDNSIKNIKEYASGRMQVNSKFFEYNPYNKPIKVFEISENDAKHGRFNKKALYEKCDIDRRMILIKNKNNYGFAGGNNIGMKFALSTLNPDYILLLNNDTVVDPHFLDELVNVAENDEKIGITGPKIYYYDYNSRNDVINFTGADLVLWRGTEKRYGFNEVDQGQWNKLMSVDKIEGSCMLIKKEVLEKIGLFDERFFCYWEETDLDFRTKREGYTLVYVPTAKIWHKVAASSGGPKSSFFIYHMIRNRFWFLKKNSLIKFLNVSLLYTFTWEIWFYFGVFVIYHTNWDLYLSYLKGILDGITN, from the coding sequence ATGACCGCCCCGAGAGTTACTATAATAATCCTTAACTGGAACGGCTGGAGAGACACAATAGAGTGCCTAGAGTCAGTGTATAGAATAACATACCCTAACTACGATGTTATCGTTGTTGACAATGGTTCTAGTGATAACTCAATTAAGAATATCAAAGAATACGCTTCCGGAAGAATGCAGGTTAACTCAAAATTCTTTGAATATAATCCGTATAATAAGCCAATTAAAGTGTTTGAAATTAGTGAGAATGATGCAAAGCATGGACGATTTAACAAAAAAGCACTTTATGAAAAGTGTGATATAGATAGAAGAATGATTTTAATTAAAAACAAAAACAACTACGGTTTTGCTGGGGGTAATAACATTGGTATGAAGTTTGCTCTAAGTACATTAAATCCAGATTATATCTTACTTTTGAACAATGATACTGTAGTAGACCCACACTTTCTAGACGAGCTCGTTAATGTTGCTGAAAATGATGAAAAAATTGGAATTACAGGGCCAAAGATTTATTACTATGATTATAACAGTAGGAATGACGTAATTAACTTTACTGGAGCAGATTTAGTTCTTTGGAGAGGCACAGAGAAAAGATACGGTTTTAATGAGGTGGATCAAGGGCAATGGAATAAACTTATGAGTGTTGATAAAATTGAGGGATCTTGCATGCTGATTAAAAAAGAAGTTCTAGAAAAAATTGGGCTCTTTGATGAAAGATTTTTCTGTTATTGGGAGGAGACAGATTTAGATTTTAGAACAAAAAGAGAAGGTTATACACTAGTCTATGTGCCCACTGCAAAGATATGGCACAAAGTAGCAGCTTCCAGTGGAGGCCCCAAAAGTTCATTCTTTATTTATCATATGATACGAAATAGATTTTGGTTTTTAAAGAAAAATAGCCTAATTAAATTCTTAAATGTTAGTTTGTTATATACGTTTACTTGGGAAATATGGTTTTATTTTGGTGTTTTCGTTATCTATCATACTAATTGGGATTTGTATTTGTCGTATTTAAAGGGCATCTTAGACGGAATTACAAACTAA
- a CDS encoding DUF2206 domain-containing protein, translating to MSKRKEIIITISILLGLNSSIIAGYLGIHIPLARYVFGFLVLTFLPGYLLLAISGATFDSFSERVFMSVALSISVIMLVGIFANFVYPLLGVDKPITLWSILVTINLIILSLVMMYKKIGFSVSDNYTNKKIVLSKLDFPFILLPIWSLLGAYRFSHYGDNKGLLFLYLVISFTPILFFRYKTFNKTFAIWSIAISLIWSTTFGVSWGYIWGYDINGEYHYANLVLSSGIWNISTYYQYNTIASDNILAPVYSLILSVNIIWIFKIIYPLFLSLVPVILLKAYEKLLKNKMLAEFSVLFFVFLSTFFTELVQLARQMIAELYLALLVYMLITRVNKTFVLLFLISLAVSHYGTAYLVMFAFLFISFLKAFSPNIKQKFSNTLVMVFSVVTILWYSYAGRGVQFTNLTLIGYQTLIMLKNIFNPQYSQGLELIVSKTTLGWEIAKWVNIIAQIMIMIGIMKTVYNAKDNKKYLEFYILSFVFFLYDIAGIVVPYFSNRLNATRLYQITLFFLSPYFTIGITTLITLLRKILPFKKIGTIEKKATRVIAIFLVIYFLSNSGIIVVALHDPHPPIWLEKINGPYWDSSEIYGGKWLVIHKGNNMKIYSDQDHALIFLGLIGQPISGVSFRGNLNEDIILNLPNKDAYLYFGSIEVVRKKVPVQVWFGSISKVKYVSLYNPTLFRYLLNSQKIYASNSVWIYKV from the coding sequence ATGAGCAAAAGGAAGGAAATTATAATTACAATTTCAATCCTGCTAGGATTAAATTCGTCAATAATTGCAGGTTATTTAGGGATTCATATTCCTTTGGCTAGGTACGTTTTTGGGTTTCTTGTGTTAACATTTTTGCCTGGTTATCTCTTATTAGCTATATCCGGAGCAACCTTCGATAGCTTTTCAGAGCGGGTATTTATGAGTGTTGCTCTGAGTATCTCCGTCATCATGCTTGTGGGAATTTTTGCTAATTTTGTATATCCCCTTCTTGGAGTGGATAAGCCGATTACTCTCTGGTCAATTTTAGTGACCATTAACTTGATTATCCTATCTCTTGTTATGATGTATAAGAAAATTGGATTTAGTGTTTCTGATAATTACACAAACAAAAAGATAGTTCTTTCAAAATTGGATTTTCCCTTTATCCTCCTACCAATTTGGTCTCTACTTGGTGCTTATCGTTTTAGTCATTATGGAGATAATAAGGGGTTGCTTTTCTTGTATCTCGTTATTTCTTTTACCCCTATACTCTTTTTTAGATATAAAACTTTTAACAAAACTTTTGCTATATGGTCTATTGCCATCTCTTTAATATGGTCCACTACTTTTGGAGTGTCCTGGGGGTATATTTGGGGATACGATATAAATGGCGAGTATCATTATGCTAACTTAGTGCTTTCAAGTGGGATTTGGAATATTTCAACATACTATCAATACAACACAATTGCAAGCGATAATATTTTGGCACCGGTTTATTCTTTGATTTTAAGTGTTAATATAATATGGATCTTTAAAATTATATATCCCTTATTTCTTTCATTAGTTCCTGTAATTTTGCTTAAAGCATATGAAAAACTTCTAAAAAATAAAATGTTGGCAGAATTTTCAGTGCTTTTCTTTGTTTTTTTATCAACCTTTTTTACAGAGCTAGTCCAACTAGCAAGACAAATGATAGCAGAACTATACTTAGCTCTCTTAGTTTACATGCTTATAACGAGAGTAAACAAAACCTTTGTACTTCTTTTTTTGATATCACTTGCAGTTTCCCATTATGGGACAGCATACCTAGTTATGTTCGCTTTTTTGTTCATCTCTTTCCTTAAAGCATTTAGCCCTAACATCAAACAAAAATTTAGTAATACCCTAGTGATGGTTTTCTCTGTTGTTACGATACTTTGGTACTCCTATGCTGGAAGAGGAGTTCAATTCACTAACCTGACTCTTATTGGATATCAGACACTGATAATGCTTAAGAATATATTTAATCCTCAGTATTCTCAGGGACTTGAACTTATAGTTTCTAAAACAACCCTTGGGTGGGAAATTGCAAAATGGGTAAATATAATTGCACAGATTATGATCATGATTGGCATAATGAAAACGGTGTATAATGCTAAAGATAACAAGAAATACCTTGAATTTTATATCCTCTCCTTTGTCTTTTTCCTTTATGATATCGCGGGAATTGTAGTGCCATACTTCTCAAACAGACTTAATGCTACACGACTGTATCAAATAACTTTGTTTTTCCTATCACCATATTTCACTATTGGAATCACTACGCTTATAACATTGCTAAGAAAAATTTTGCCGTTTAAAAAGATTGGAACTATCGAGAAAAAAGCCACTAGGGTCATAGCAATTTTTCTGGTTATATACTTCTTATCAAATTCAGGGATCATAGTGGTGGCATTACATGACCCTCATCCTCCAATATGGTTAGAGAAAATCAATGGTCCATACTGGGACTCTAGCGAAATATATGGGGGTAAGTGGCTTGTCATCCACAAAGGTAATAACATGAAAATATATTCTGATCAAGACCATGCCTTAATATTTCTCGGTCTTATTGGTCAGCCAATTTCGGGGGTATCCTTTAGAGGAAATTTAAATGAGGATATAATTCTTAATCTTCCTAACAAAGATGCATATTTATACTTTGGATCAATTGAAGTTGTTAGAAAAAAAGTACCTGTACAAGTTTGGTTTGGTTCTATTAGTAAGGTAAAGTATGTGTCTCTATATAACCCTACACTATTCAGATATCTCCTAAATTCACAAAAAATATATGCCTCAAACTCAGTTTGGATATACAAGGTTTAA